One segment of Aquimarina sp. BL5 DNA contains the following:
- a CDS encoding cystathionine gamma-synthase family protein → MKDHNFNPESLMMTYGYKPELSEGAIKCPIFQTSTFVFKTAEEGKAFFELAYGLREKSEKEELGLIYSRINNPNLEILENRLCLWDKADDCAVFESGMSAISTVLLEFLKPGDLLVYSNPVYGGTDHFIHHFLDKIGVDTIGVMPNQSIEEVEGMIKASGKADKLAMIYLETPANPTNDIVDIEKFSQIATKYSTEERKTLVAVDNTYMGPLWQHPLQCGADLVLYSATKYIGGHSDLIAGAVLGNAELMVRVKTLRTFLGNMVSPHTAWLLLRSLETLKVRMDQQTQNAQIVADYLDKHPKVEKVYYLGLLKEGTEAHGIYKKQCSAPGAMVSFDIVGGEKEAFMFLNNLKLMKLAVSLGGTESLSEHPKTMTHAGVDEIQQQQMNITDQLIRLSIGVESAKDLIWDLEQALEKVEAPSTLEIETV, encoded by the coding sequence ATGAAAGATCACAATTTTAATCCAGAGAGTTTAATGATGACATACGGTTATAAACCTGAGTTATCAGAAGGAGCCATAAAATGTCCAATATTTCAGACTTCGACATTTGTTTTTAAAACAGCTGAAGAAGGAAAAGCCTTTTTCGAGTTAGCATATGGTTTACGAGAAAAATCTGAAAAAGAAGAGTTAGGATTGATTTATAGTAGAATCAATAATCCAAATTTGGAAATATTAGAAAATAGATTATGTCTTTGGGATAAAGCAGATGATTGTGCAGTTTTCGAGAGTGGAATGTCTGCAATTAGTACGGTATTACTAGAGTTTCTGAAACCTGGTGATTTATTGGTGTATAGTAACCCTGTATATGGAGGAACGGATCATTTTATTCATCATTTTTTGGATAAAATTGGAGTAGATACGATAGGAGTGATGCCTAACCAAAGTATTGAAGAAGTAGAGGGAATGATTAAAGCTTCTGGTAAGGCTGATAAACTGGCAATGATTTATTTAGAAACTCCCGCTAATCCTACTAATGATATTGTGGATATCGAAAAGTTTAGTCAGATTGCCACTAAGTATAGTACAGAAGAAAGAAAAACGTTAGTGGCCGTTGATAATACTTATATGGGACCGTTATGGCAACATCCATTACAGTGTGGCGCTGATCTTGTATTATATTCTGCCACAAAATATATTGGTGGTCATAGTGATTTAATTGCTGGAGCAGTATTAGGAAACGCTGAATTGATGGTGCGTGTAAAAACATTACGTACATTCTTGGGTAATATGGTGAGTCCCCATACAGCTTGGTTATTGCTAAGAAGTTTGGAAACTTTGAAAGTGCGAATGGATCAGCAAACTCAGAATGCTCAGATTGTTGCTGATTATTTGGATAAACACCCTAAAGTTGAAAAAGTATATTATTTAGGATTATTGAAAGAAGGAACAGAGGCACATGGTATTTACAAGAAGCAATGTTCTGCTCCGGGAGCAATGGTATCTTTTGATATTGTTGGAGGAGAAAAAGAAGCATTTATGTTCCTTAATAATCTTAAGTTAATGAAACTTGCGGTAAGTTTAGGAGGAACAGAAAGCTTATCCGAACATCCTAAAACTATGACACACGCTGGTGTAGATGAAATACAGCAACAGCAAATGAATATTACAGATCAATTGATAAGATTGTCTATTGGAGTAGAAAGTGCTAAAGATCTGATTTGGGATTTAGAACAAGCTTTGGAAAAAGTAGAAGCTCCTAGTACATTAGAAATAGAAACTGTATAG
- a CDS encoding RICIN domain-containing protein, translating into MKNSIISGIYLSIFLLFLIKFTDKNTTTYVPITATNSIMMPIEVLGEEGIIVERIFTVDNQTLNNTSKIWLMINNLSYQNKGSVKINDNPWLPLNHNTTEVYQKELAYGGMVYGGFNTIRLTIPANGLQEGTNTIQFRFDTSDGISIGYRVIKMNLIDSNNTRLLAENSFIQDTPSNWTAPDNSSVQNGENLWYNKDLWNHYTLNNNEGFWYGKTIPNRRTIRAKCTDCHTQDGRDLEMFGYSNLSIIERSKFHGMTEQEGKDIAAYIRSLSSNSTVGRYGRPWNPPYQPGPVLKDIPIEQWAAGAGLEWVLENDADMAPYIFTNGTSKIGIRSVFDSDKMDDRTLLPLAIQFPDWKHWLPIVHPKDAYTKNEWWNTTLPDPQNPIKNYEVIRDQFVNNYDPNNISSFNVPQKLRYLGIGLDGRTGFRYFYQHGAVDTKHWRSEGGNANQHLADGIDLEMAKTSMARLQAVKYFELVNEFNLQNKAPQTVPNLEEDQPLERQWPVKWYSVFEVPAHFTSDNSRHYTGQEHKTAHYETTAWYNLQFVINGGNGFVGGTTPTDFNYHTPFMGFSAYYSGISEPIRRFSAINHMYQIRTWSGNNGPGNEGFRISNQGIWEMMGSSNSNQEFHDPSYDIVKQLDNIEAGLSDKVLEAMLLQFLNEAEKYDLSTWPRTADGGDYQLDAVSKTTTDLISVPHFGNPNQGRLLYHYADKFYDIIPRIKDNFTVHCSITNRITNWCKIAWPLIDFEKYLIGNCSEEVLDCDNAVIEDGSIYRIKTTHGKCINAIESNGYAITQQSCSDSSTGKWDLENADTGYYYIKNIETGKYMSTTGNTNGDHIEEAAFSGNDSQQWKILETNNCKFNIIAKTSNKCLDLKSGNSADGTHFQLWDCVTNNSQNREFNFEFLEEQTLSIEDLKTSEIILFPNPTDGVLNVKISDNHFGKSFQINVYNFTGKLLRKTTANENLVNINLENIPSGSYFLKIIIDKKSYNTFFVKK; encoded by the coding sequence ATGAAAAATAGTATTATATCCGGAATATACTTATCTATCTTTTTACTATTCCTAATTAAATTCACTGATAAAAATACAACTACCTATGTACCGATAACAGCCACCAATAGTATTATGATGCCTATTGAAGTTCTTGGAGAAGAAGGAATAATTGTAGAACGCATATTTACTGTAGATAACCAAACTCTAAATAATACCTCCAAAATTTGGTTAATGATTAATAACCTAAGTTACCAAAATAAAGGATCGGTAAAAATTAATGACAACCCTTGGCTACCCTTAAATCATAACACAACCGAAGTATATCAAAAAGAGTTAGCTTACGGTGGTATGGTATATGGAGGTTTTAATACTATCCGACTTACTATACCTGCAAATGGATTACAGGAAGGTACTAATACTATACAATTTAGATTTGACACATCTGATGGTATTTCTATAGGATATCGTGTTATCAAAATGAATTTAATAGATTCAAATAACACTAGACTTTTAGCAGAAAATTCTTTTATACAAGACACCCCAAGTAATTGGACAGCTCCAGATAATAGTTCTGTTCAAAATGGAGAAAATCTATGGTATAATAAAGATTTATGGAATCACTATACATTAAATAATAATGAGGGATTTTGGTATGGAAAGACTATCCCTAATAGAAGAACAATTAGAGCTAAATGTACAGACTGTCATACACAAGATGGAAGAGATCTTGAAATGTTCGGCTACTCTAACCTATCAATAATAGAACGTTCCAAATTCCATGGAATGACAGAACAAGAAGGAAAAGACATTGCTGCTTATATTAGAAGTTTATCATCAAATTCTACTGTTGGTAGATACGGAAGACCCTGGAATCCTCCTTATCAACCTGGCCCTGTACTAAAAGATATACCTATAGAACAATGGGCAGCTGGAGCTGGTTTAGAATGGGTATTAGAAAATGATGCCGATATGGCTCCTTATATTTTTACAAATGGAACTAGTAAAATAGGTATTCGAAGTGTTTTTGATTCTGATAAAATGGATGATCGAACTTTATTACCGCTTGCAATACAATTTCCTGATTGGAAACATTGGTTACCAATTGTACATCCTAAAGATGCATATACTAAAAATGAATGGTGGAATACTACCTTACCAGATCCTCAAAACCCTATAAAAAACTATGAAGTTATAAGGGATCAATTTGTAAACAATTATGATCCTAACAATATAAGTAGTTTTAATGTTCCTCAAAAATTACGGTATTTAGGAATCGGACTTGACGGAAGAACTGGTTTTAGATATTTCTACCAACATGGTGCAGTTGATACAAAACACTGGAGATCTGAAGGAGGAAATGCGAATCAACACTTAGCCGACGGTATTGATTTAGAAATGGCAAAAACCAGTATGGCTAGACTTCAGGCCGTAAAGTATTTTGAATTAGTGAATGAATTTAATCTACAGAATAAAGCACCTCAAACAGTTCCAAATTTAGAAGAAGATCAACCTCTGGAAAGACAATGGCCTGTAAAATGGTATTCGGTTTTTGAAGTCCCTGCTCATTTTACTTCAGACAATAGCAGACATTATACAGGTCAAGAGCATAAGACAGCCCATTATGAAACAACAGCCTGGTACAACCTCCAATTTGTAATTAATGGAGGAAATGGTTTTGTAGGAGGAACCACTCCTACAGACTTTAATTATCATACACCTTTTATGGGGTTCTCAGCATATTATTCTGGTATATCAGAACCAATTCGCCGTTTCTCTGCTATTAATCATATGTACCAAATACGTACTTGGTCAGGAAATAATGGCCCAGGAAATGAAGGGTTTAGAATATCCAATCAAGGTATATGGGAAATGATGGGAAGTAGTAATAGCAATCAGGAATTTCATGATCCTTCTTATGATATTGTAAAACAACTAGACAACATAGAAGCTGGTTTATCTGATAAGGTATTAGAAGCTATGCTGCTCCAATTTCTTAATGAAGCCGAAAAATATGATTTAAGTACTTGGCCTAGAACGGCAGATGGCGGAGACTATCAGTTAGATGCTGTTTCTAAGACAACAACAGATTTAATATCAGTTCCACATTTCGGAAACCCTAATCAAGGTAGATTATTATATCATTATGCCGATAAGTTTTATGATATTATCCCTAGAATTAAAGATAATTTTACTGTTCATTGTAGTATTACTAATAGAATAACAAACTGGTGTAAAATCGCTTGGCCTCTTATAGATTTTGAAAAATATCTAATCGGTAATTGCAGTGAAGAAGTGCTAGATTGCGATAATGCTGTGATTGAAGATGGGAGTATTTATAGAATAAAAACAACTCATGGTAAATGTATAAATGCTATAGAAAGTAATGGATATGCTATCACACAACAAAGCTGTAGTGATAGTAGTACTGGAAAATGGGACTTAGAAAATGCCGATACAGGATATTATTATATTAAAAATATCGAAACCGGTAAATATATGAGTACAACAGGTAATACTAATGGAGATCATATTGAAGAAGCTGCTTTTTCTGGTAATGATAGTCAACAATGGAAAATATTAGAAACAAACAATTGTAAATTCAATATTATAGCCAAAACTTCTAATAAATGCTTGGATCTAAAAAGTGGAAATAGTGCCGACGGAACACATTTTCAATTATGGGATTGTGTGACAAATAATAGTCAAAATAGAGAATTTAATTTTGAATTTTTAGAAGAACAAACCTTAAGTATAGAAGATTTAAAAACATCAGAAATCATATTGTTTCCAAATCCTACAGATGGTGTTCTAAATGTAAAAATATCTGATAATCATTTTGGTAAGTCTTTCCAAATCAACGTATATAATTTTACGGGCAAGCTCTTGCGAAAAACAACTGCTAATGAAAATCTGGTAAATATAAATTTAGAAAACATACCTTCTGGAAGTTATTTTTTAAAGATAATTATTGATAAAAAATCTTATAATACTTTTTTTGTGAAAAAATAA
- a CDS encoding MFS transporter, whose product MRIFSFFSKSIFPILLVNFIGILGYSIVIPILIFIVTDLGGNGFIYGILGAMYPFFQFIGAPILGRLSDRIGRKKVLVISQAGTFVAWTLFLIALILPETELWSSDSEFTGSYMMTLPLILLFLARIFDGFTGGNVSVANAYLSDISTDEDRDKNFGMMGASTSLGFVLGPAVAGILASTILGEILPIILAAIISLVAILVIFIRLPESNPCMVDTGDLNFKSFRRFFQVEHKDCFSGNSIENEVVKSDNSFKGVLGQKGIPLLFSIYFLTFLAFSLFYAGLPIYASTMLEWTAVDLGIFLAYSSFIMILVQGPLLSFLSGKVPNIRLVAIGAVLLSLSFFLLSNPSIIILYLANTLLSLGNGLMWPSFLSLLSKTGNSTMQGAIQGYGNSMGSLASIFGLVLGGIMFESIDVTIFIIGSGIFLLILILLFINYILTKNASVEVDQTVAAA is encoded by the coding sequence ATGAGAATTTTCAGCTTCTTTTCTAAAAGCATTTTTCCAATACTCTTGGTGAATTTTATAGGAATTTTGGGATATAGTATTGTAATTCCAATTCTTATATTTATAGTTACTGATTTAGGTGGTAATGGTTTTATTTATGGAATTCTAGGGGCGATGTATCCATTTTTTCAATTTATTGGAGCTCCAATCCTTGGAAGGCTTTCGGATCGGATAGGAAGAAAGAAAGTATTGGTGATTAGTCAGGCAGGAACTTTTGTTGCTTGGACTTTATTTTTGATAGCTTTAATACTTCCGGAGACTGAGTTATGGTCTTCTGATTCGGAATTTACGGGAAGTTATATGATGACACTTCCTTTAATTTTGCTTTTTCTTGCTAGAATTTTTGATGGTTTTACTGGCGGGAATGTATCTGTAGCGAATGCTTACCTGTCCGATATTTCTACAGATGAAGATCGTGATAAGAATTTTGGAATGATGGGAGCTTCTACAAGCCTAGGATTTGTTTTGGGGCCTGCAGTTGCCGGAATTTTAGCTTCGACCATTTTAGGAGAAATACTACCAATTATACTAGCTGCTATTATTTCACTTGTTGCAATTCTTGTTATTTTTATCAGATTACCAGAAAGTAACCCTTGTATGGTAGATACCGGAGATCTGAATTTCAAATCTTTTAGGAGGTTTTTTCAGGTAGAACATAAAGATTGCTTTTCTGGAAATTCTATTGAAAATGAGGTTGTTAAAAGTGACAATAGCTTTAAAGGTGTTTTAGGTCAAAAAGGTATTCCATTATTATTTTCGATCTATTTTTTAACATTTTTAGCTTTTAGTTTATTTTATGCAGGATTGCCAATATATGCCTCTACGATGTTAGAATGGACAGCTGTCGATCTTGGGATCTTTCTGGCATATTCAAGTTTTATTATGATTTTGGTTCAAGGACCACTATTGTCCTTTCTGTCTGGCAAAGTTCCTAACATCAGATTAGTCGCTATCGGAGCGGTACTACTATCACTAAGTTTTTTCCTTCTTTCTAATCCCAGTATTATTATACTGTATTTAGCAAATACATTATTATCCTTAGGTAATGGTCTTATGTGGCCTAGTTTTCTTTCTCTTTTGTCAAAAACCGGAAACTCAACAATGCAAGGTGCCATTCAGGGATATGGAAATAGTATGGGAAGCTTAGCTAGTATTTTTGGATTAGTCCTAGGAGGAATTATGTTCGAAAGTATTGACGTAACAATTTTTATAATCGGATCGGGAATATTTTTATTAATACTTATTCTTCTATTCATAAATTATATTCTGACCAAGAATGCTTCGGTAGAAGTTGATCAAACAGTAGCAGCTGCTTAA
- a CDS encoding Lrp/AsnC family transcriptional regulator: MDKIDRSILNLLQKDGKITIKEIAERLSLTTTPIFERVKKLEREGYIKSYKAILDRKKAGLQLMVFCNVTLNLHQTDYLKKFEKDIQQFPEVVECYHVAGMFDYLIKIYAEDMESYQHFLSNKLASLENISKVQSSFVMTEVKDFSFLPIP; the protein is encoded by the coding sequence ATGGATAAAATAGATCGCTCCATCCTTAATTTATTACAAAAAGATGGTAAAATAACTATCAAAGAGATTGCAGAACGATTAAGCCTTACTACCACTCCAATTTTTGAACGGGTTAAAAAATTGGAACGTGAAGGATACATAAAATCTTATAAAGCTATTTTAGATAGAAAAAAAGCGGGATTACAACTCATGGTTTTTTGTAATGTTACTTTAAACCTTCACCAAACAGATTATCTAAAAAAATTCGAAAAAGATATTCAGCAATTTCCCGAAGTGGTTGAATGTTACCACGTAGCTGGTATGTTTGATTATTTAATTAAGATATATGCTGAAGATATGGAAAGTTACCAGCATTTTCTTTCTAACAAACTTGCTTCACTAGAAAATATTTCTAAAGTACAAAGTTCGTTTGTAATGACAGAAGTAAAAGATTTTTCGTTTTTACCTATTCCATAG
- a CDS encoding DUF5060 domain-containing protein: MKNTLKFLFLFIASLPTWSQSDCTEYEEQNGLVIIEAENTKSDYDLWIKKTDVDGYTGSGHLEFTGNNTSSGPARSPLTYTFKINSGGTYQLLMRTRKRITGTDLGDKSNDCYVRVEGDYTATGNENDALLVDLRSDTKIFGGERNRWGRSRKLDVDNRFKKNPVYNFKAGETYTFVMSGRAKQNNVDRIIFYKKSEYTEDQAFNTNTTEETTCSDNGGSQTGTAVLNTTSKGIYGELKKWHRVTIAFEGPNVSETASNNPFLNYRLNVTFTHTSTGEKYIVPGYYAADGIAGNSSADSGNIWRVHFAPSKRGEWTYKTQFRRGNNIAVNASVTAGSAATINGKANGIETGSFSITNSNKTGRDNRAKGRLVYDGTRYLKWSETGDYFIKQGPDSPENFLAYQDFDGNFKSDGIQDNRIKTWSPHIRDWEEGNPTWKNGKGKGIIGAINYLVSEDLNAFSFLTMNIEGDDENVFPYIQSANRTRLDVSRLDQWEVVFNYADTQGMFLHFKTQETENELLLDNGNLGTQRKLYYRELIARFGHHLALNWNLGEENRDQTDQQRKDMAQYFFDNDPYRHLVVLHTYPRQKELIYTPLLGNNSKLTGLSLQGGQETFDEIHTDVLEWLQKSKDAGKQWVVSYDEPGSGRHGLTNDSENNDVGPGNYKSGRQNVLWGTFMAGGTGNEWYFGGAFDQSDLNLENYRSRNTFWDYSRYALRFFRDNQIPFAEMENRNNLIGNASNTNSNGYCFAKTGDTYIIYLPNGGSKNLNLNGVTGSFDVKWYDPRNGGTLKNGSITNISGGGSRSIGNPPNNNAKDWTVLITNTNNDGNENQSPELTILNPRNLETIIDPVSNVSLETGTIIEGNDIVINVAANDPDGIKEVRLYLNGELIRTDTEAPYGWGGASELQNVTEGSYRIKVVAINNTGQRTKKIIILTALPQSLRGVRFEKENTSAIMITPNPVSKGSSITIHQKGNLYLKLYDLTGKEIMKLDIDSNELDLDISKLSSGIYILKSDKTSSKFIIQ; this comes from the coding sequence ATGAAAAATACACTAAAATTCTTATTTCTTTTTATCGCGTCATTACCTACATGGTCGCAAAGTGATTGCACAGAATACGAAGAACAGAATGGACTTGTTATTATCGAAGCTGAAAATACGAAATCAGATTATGATCTATGGATAAAAAAAACAGATGTTGATGGTTATACGGGGTCTGGACATCTAGAGTTCACAGGAAATAATACCAGCTCTGGTCCTGCTAGATCACCACTTACATATACTTTCAAAATTAATAGTGGAGGTACGTATCAACTTCTTATGAGAACAAGGAAACGCATTACTGGTACTGATCTAGGTGATAAAAGCAATGATTGTTATGTACGCGTGGAAGGAGATTATACAGCTACTGGAAATGAGAATGATGCGCTTCTAGTAGATCTTCGAAGTGATACTAAGATATTTGGAGGAGAAAGAAACAGATGGGGTCGATCTAGGAAATTAGATGTAGATAATAGATTTAAGAAAAACCCTGTTTATAATTTTAAAGCTGGCGAGACCTACACATTCGTTATGTCTGGTCGTGCCAAGCAAAATAATGTAGATCGTATTATTTTTTACAAAAAATCAGAATACACAGAGGATCAAGCCTTTAACACCAACACTACTGAAGAAACAACCTGTTCTGATAACGGAGGTAGTCAAACTGGCACTGCAGTATTAAATACAACGAGCAAAGGTATCTATGGAGAACTTAAAAAATGGCATAGAGTTACTATAGCTTTTGAAGGACCTAATGTTTCTGAAACAGCATCAAATAATCCTTTCTTAAACTATCGATTGAATGTTACTTTTACACATACGAGTACTGGAGAAAAATATATCGTCCCTGGATATTATGCCGCAGATGGTATAGCTGGTAACTCTAGCGCTGATTCTGGAAATATCTGGAGAGTACATTTTGCTCCTTCAAAAAGAGGAGAATGGACATATAAAACGCAGTTTAGAAGAGGAAATAATATTGCTGTAAATGCATCTGTTACAGCAGGGAGCGCAGCTACCATCAATGGAAAAGCTAATGGAATTGAAACGGGATCCTTTTCAATTACTAATTCTAATAAAACAGGAAGAGATAACCGCGCTAAAGGACGTCTGGTATACGATGGAACTCGATATTTAAAATGGTCTGAAACTGGAGACTATTTTATCAAACAAGGACCAGATTCTCCAGAAAACTTTTTGGCATATCAAGATTTTGACGGAAATTTCAAATCAGATGGCATACAAGACAATAGAATTAAAACCTGGTCACCACATATTCGAGATTGGGAAGAGGGAAATCCTACTTGGAAAAATGGAAAAGGAAAAGGAATAATTGGAGCCATAAATTATTTAGTTTCAGAAGACTTAAACGCTTTTTCATTTTTAACCATGAATATTGAAGGTGATGATGAAAATGTATTTCCTTACATTCAATCTGCTAATAGAACTCGTCTAGATGTTTCTAGACTTGATCAGTGGGAAGTAGTTTTTAATTACGCAGATACTCAAGGGATGTTTCTACATTTTAAAACTCAAGAAACAGAAAATGAACTATTATTAGATAATGGAAACCTTGGAACTCAACGTAAATTATACTATCGCGAATTGATCGCAAGATTTGGACATCATCTAGCACTAAACTGGAATCTTGGTGAAGAAAATAGAGATCAAACAGATCAACAACGTAAGGATATGGCTCAATATTTCTTTGACAATGATCCGTATCGCCATCTCGTGGTATTACATACATATCCTAGACAAAAAGAACTTATCTATACACCACTATTAGGTAATAATTCTAAGCTTACGGGTTTATCACTTCAAGGAGGACAAGAAACTTTTGACGAAATACATACTGATGTATTAGAATGGTTACAAAAATCTAAAGATGCAGGTAAACAATGGGTAGTTTCTTATGACGAACCAGGAAGTGGAAGACACGGACTTACCAATGATAGTGAAAATAATGACGTAGGTCCTGGTAATTACAAATCAGGTAGACAAAACGTGTTGTGGGGAACCTTTATGGCTGGTGGAACAGGAAATGAATGGTATTTTGGAGGGGCATTTGACCAATCAGATCTTAATTTAGAAAATTACAGAAGTCGCAATACATTCTGGGATTATTCTAGATATGCACTGCGTTTTTTTAGAGATAATCAAATTCCATTTGCTGAAATGGAAAACAGAAACAATCTTATAGGGAATGCGTCAAATACCAATAGTAATGGATATTGTTTTGCAAAAACAGGAGATACATACATTATATATTTACCCAATGGAGGAAGCAAAAACTTAAATCTTAACGGAGTTACAGGCTCCTTTGATGTAAAATGGTATGACCCTCGTAATGGAGGAACTCTTAAAAATGGCTCTATCACAAATATAAGTGGTGGTGGTTCTAGAAGTATTGGAAACCCTCCTAATAACAACGCTAAGGATTGGACTGTGCTTATTACTAATACTAACAATGATGGTAATGAAAATCAATCCCCCGAATTAACAATTTTAAACCCAAGAAATTTAGAAACTATTATAGATCCAGTATCAAACGTATCTTTAGAAACAGGAACCATTATCGAAGGAAATGACATTGTTATCAATGTAGCAGCTAATGATCCTGATGGAATCAAAGAAGTTAGATTATACCTTAACGGAGAACTTATTAGAACCGATACCGAAGCTCCGTATGGTTGGGGAGGTGCTTCAGAACTACAAAATGTTACGGAAGGCAGTTATAGAATTAAAGTAGTTGCCATAAATAATACTGGACAAAGAACCAAAAAGATCATCATATTGACTGCATTACCTCAGTCTTTAAGAGGAGTTAGATTTGAAAAAGAAAATACAAGTGCTATTATGATAACTCCTAACCCTGTTTCGAAAGGATCAAGTATCACTATACATCAAAAAGGAAATCTGTATCTAAAATTATACGATCTAACGGGAAAAGAAATTATGAAATTAGATATCGATTCTAATGAATTAGACTTAGATATATCAAAATTATCTAGCGGAATTTATATTCTAAAATCTGATAAAACTAGTAGTAAGTTTATCATTCAATAA
- a CDS encoding glycosyl hydrolase family 18 protein, with the protein MKKLFFAIFPLALSISCNIDRTSKDNSENSPNSIDNIDFISQRHLQNQKFDTLNFKTEEQWDSLNTITHKKVLHKKGKVHPDIRTFGWHIYSNGSTYKNYNFSMLWGLSYFSYAVQPETGSYKSIHQWKTTSLIDSAKTKGCKVFFSVSNFGSKNNTTFLRNQKAQNTLIDSLSSLLALRSADGINIDFEGVPKKDKKYFTKFIIEISKSLKQENPNYMVSLCLYAIDWNDIFDIKAVDPYIDFYTLMGYDYYGSFSKKTGPVTPFKNSKKFGNGLETSVNYYKNKGVHFDKLIVGLPYYGVEWYTKKPETGTVVTKFKSHPRYQSIRRLYIDSLKIPIQFDPKSASSYIIIKDDTNQYRQLFFEDVKSLSIKYDWIKSNKIGGVGIWALGYDDGYSEFWDLLTEKFSQE; encoded by the coding sequence ATGAAAAAACTATTCTTTGCGATTTTTCCGTTAGCCCTATCAATTAGCTGTAACATTGATCGCACATCCAAGGATAATAGTGAAAACTCGCCAAACTCAATAGATAACATCGATTTTATTAGTCAGCGTCATTTACAAAATCAAAAGTTTGATACTCTTAATTTTAAAACAGAAGAACAGTGGGATAGTTTAAATACTATTACTCATAAAAAAGTACTTCATAAAAAAGGAAAAGTTCATCCTGATATTCGCACGTTTGGGTGGCATATCTATTCTAATGGTTCTACTTATAAAAACTATAATTTCTCTATGCTATGGGGACTCTCGTATTTTTCATACGCCGTTCAACCAGAAACTGGTAGTTATAAGAGTATTCATCAATGGAAAACAACCTCTTTGATTGATAGTGCTAAAACAAAAGGTTGTAAAGTTTTTTTTTCAGTTTCTAATTTTGGAAGTAAAAATAATACCACTTTCTTGAGAAATCAAAAAGCTCAGAATACCCTAATAGATAGTCTATCCAGTTTATTAGCCTTGAGATCCGCAGACGGAATAAATATTGATTTTGAAGGAGTTCCAAAAAAAGACAAAAAATACTTTACCAAATTTATAATTGAGATTTCAAAAAGCCTAAAACAAGAAAACCCCAACTATATGGTTTCTCTATGTCTTTATGCTATCGATTGGAATGATATTTTTGATATAAAAGCCGTAGATCCATATATAGATTTTTATACTTTGATGGGATATGACTATTACGGAAGCTTTAGTAAAAAGACTGGACCTGTTACCCCTTTTAAAAATAGTAAGAAATTTGGAAACGGTCTTGAAACATCAGTTAATTACTATAAAAACAAAGGCGTTCATTTTGATAAACTAATTGTTGGATTACCTTATTATGGCGTGGAATGGTATACTAAAAAACCCGAAACAGGCACAGTAGTTACGAAATTTAAATCTCACCCAAGGTATCAATCAATAAGACGATTATATATCGATTCATTAAAAATCCCCATACAATTTGACCCAAAAAGTGCCTCTAGTTATATCATTATCAAAGACGATACTAATCAATATAGACAATTATTTTTTGAAGATGTAAAATCATTATCTATTAAATATGATTGGATAAAGAGTAACAAGATCGGAGGAGTTGGAATTTGGGCACTGGGATATGATGATGGTTATTCTGAGTTTTGGGATCTGTTGACCGAAAAATTTTCGCAAGAATAA